A portion of the Lysinibacillus timonensis genome contains these proteins:
- the fabZ gene encoding 3-hydroxyacyl-ACP dehydratase FabZ, with translation MLDTLQIKEIIKHRYPFLLVDRILEWEEGKRAVGIKNVTANENFFNGHFPNYPIMPGVLIVEALAQVSAVVMLTKDGNQGRLGLLAGIDHCRFKKQVSPGDQLRLEVEITRLKGAVGKGKGMATVDGELVCELELIFAFGD, from the coding sequence GTGTTAGATACTCTACAAATTAAGGAAATTATAAAACATCGCTATCCATTTCTTTTAGTAGATAGAATTTTAGAATGGGAAGAAGGAAAAAGAGCAGTTGGGATAAAAAATGTCACAGCAAATGAAAATTTTTTTAATGGCCATTTTCCGAATTATCCAATCATGCCGGGTGTTTTAATTGTAGAAGCATTAGCACAAGTAAGTGCAGTTGTAATGCTAACTAAAGATGGAAACCAGGGACGTCTCGGTCTTTTAGCTGGTATAGATCATTGTCGTTTCAAAAAACAAGTGAGCCCAGGAGATCAACTCCGTCTTGAGGTTGAAATCACACGTTTAAAAGGGGCTGTTGGGAAGGGGAAAGGTATGGCTACTGTAGATGGTGAATTAGTTTGCGAGTTAGAACTAATTTTTGCATTTGGTGATTAA
- a CDS encoding ketoacyl-ACP synthase III, translating into MYVSKARITAIGSYVPEKKLTNDDLEKLVETNDEWIVKRTGIKERRIINDEEFTSDLCYKAVRNLMERYDKSVDDVDMIIVCTITPDFKTPSVSSLVQAKLGINNTGAIDLNAACAGFTYGLHIANGLITSGLHKKILVIGAETLSKITDYKDRTTCILFGDGGGAVLVEYDEHHPSFQSFHLGSQGEKGKHLYCSNLSKRMFEDDLIDSDKIVQNGREVYKWVVTTVPKGMQQVMENASTPLSNVDWFVPHSANLRMIESICEKVDFPIEKTLYSLVEYGNTSSATIPLSLDKGVLEGKIKNGSKMLLYGFGSGLAHAGLLINWNLD; encoded by the coding sequence ATGTATGTATCCAAAGCTCGTATTACTGCCATTGGGTCATATGTCCCTGAAAAGAAGCTAACAAACGATGATTTAGAAAAATTAGTTGAAACAAACGATGAATGGATTGTCAAACGTACAGGTATTAAAGAACGAAGAATAATAAATGATGAAGAGTTTACAAGTGATCTATGTTATAAAGCCGTAAGAAATTTAATGGAACGTTACGATAAATCAGTAGATGATGTCGATATGATTATCGTCTGTACGATAACTCCTGATTTCAAAACTCCAAGCGTGTCTTCATTAGTCCAAGCGAAGTTAGGGATAAATAATACCGGAGCAATTGATTTAAACGCTGCTTGTGCAGGATTTACTTATGGTTTGCATATAGCGAATGGATTAATTACTTCTGGATTACACAAGAAAATTCTAGTGATCGGGGCAGAAACTTTATCTAAAATTACGGATTACAAAGACAGAACGACTTGTATTTTATTTGGGGACGGTGGAGGAGCTGTTCTTGTAGAATATGATGAACATCACCCAAGTTTTCAATCTTTCCATTTAGGATCGCAAGGAGAGAAAGGAAAACACTTATATTGTTCGAACTTATCAAAACGCATGTTCGAAGATGATCTAATCGATTCCGATAAAATTGTCCAAAATGGACGAGAGGTTTACAAATGGGTTGTTACGACTGTTCCGAAAGGGATGCAACAAGTTATGGAAAATGCGTCTACTCCTTTAAGTAATGTCGATTGGTTTGTCCCACATAGTGCTAATTTAAGAATGATTGAATCAATATGTGAAAAGGTTGATTTTCCGATAGAAAAAACATTATATAGCCTAGTTGAGTACGGTAATACTTCGTCGGCTACAATCCCATTATCATTAGATAAAGGCGTACTTGAAGGGAAAATCAAGAACGGTAGCAAGATGTTACTATATGGCTTTGGTAGTGGGTTAGCACATGCTGGATTGCTGATTAATTGGAACTTGGATTGA